One segment of Lactuca sativa cultivar Salinas unplaced genomic scaffold, Lsat_Salinas_v11 Lsat_1_v11_unplaced_79, whole genome shotgun sequence DNA contains the following:
- the LOC128129567 gene encoding cytochrome b561 and DOMON domain-containing protein At5g47530-like yields the protein MVSNMMKLVLLVSVLSSVYLTSSAQKCKEFVFPNQKVFANCTDLSQSSYIHWTSDPWSVKIAFRHSGITLIDRWVAWGINANNNMNTSMIGAQVIVVKPQLSGAPKLYATHIGSYHTHLEEGDFLYPYDHLEATYQNNEVTIYGTFGLPKGTTSLVHLWQDGPLVGSVPHRHELDDAHLHSKAVLNLI from the coding sequence atggtaTCAAACATGATGAAGCTAGTATTATTGGTGTCTGTTTTAAGTTCTGTGTATCTAACATCTTCTGCTCAAAAATGCAAGGAATTCGTATTCCCTAACCAAAAGGTATTTGCCAATTGTACTGATCTTTCTCAATCCTCTTACATCCATTGGACTTCTGATCCATGGTCTGTGAAAATAGCATTCAGACACAGTGGAATCACATTAATAGATAGATGGGTTGCATGGGGTATAAATGCAAACAATAATATGAATACATCCATGATTGGAGCACAAGTTATAGTTGTTAAGCCTCAATTAAGTGGTGCTCCAAAGTTGTATGCTACTCACATTGGTAGCTATCACACCCATTTGGAAGAGGGAGATTTTTTATATCCTTATGATCATCTGGAAGCTACCTATCAAAATAACGAGGTCACTATTTATGGTACATTTGGCCTTCCTAAGGGTACCACATCTTTGGTTCACCTTTGGCAAGATGGTCCTCTTGTTGGTTCTGTTCCTCATAGACATGAACTAGATGATGCTCACCTTCATTCTAAGGCGGTCTTGAATTTGATTTAA